The Maniola jurtina chromosome 20, ilManJurt1.1, whole genome shotgun sequence genome includes the window AACATGCGAATTTCATGGTATTATCTTCAATACTATGATAAAATCCAAGGATGGCATGAATTTAAAGGTAAACATTTTGTAAACACGCAAGTGACCAATCAGACCTTTTTTATATTGCCAGGTAACTGCTGCCATTGTATCTTTTTCCGTATACATTCGTCAATTTCATCCTccattatgatattatattctcaatcacttttacattaaaataaatcgcaaaaataaattcaatattattcCACAATTTGCTTTGAATTAACCTCTCGTCTGTGTTGGCATGGATCCTTGCGGGCGGCTTGTCTGTGTTGTCATGGATCCATGCCATCCATGTCTATACTACCTTGCCTTCTTTTATTGGATTTTAAGCTTTATTAGTATTGAAATAGAGTTTAaagtctaatattataatatagacagATAAATAACGAACAATAAACAGTCATTCATTTCGTTCAAAGTACCAAGCGTTGCTTGGTACGTCCATTTGAATTTCACTTCCCGCGCGCAGGTGACGTCATTTCACACAGACAAcggagatttatttttaatacttataacAGACGAGAGGTTAAATTTCGTAATCtgtgaacaaaaatattttgacttgACAGCTGATGTATAATTTTACGTTTTGCCAACCGTAAACCGTTCTGCAACCTTTTATTGAATTATGTTATACCGtagaaacgggtaacattgatatAATAGCTGGGTTCAATTTTGCGGAGGTTTTGGGTAAAtgtggtaggtataggtattaggtatgttcaatttaaaagaaataaaaaggtaaataaatagcTATAAATGTTTATTGAAATAGGTCTTATGTGCTATGTTTTGCTACCCCACGATTTGGGGTAGCCTtctgaataaaacatttttatgtaattaGATAGTTACCCAGacgagccgtaaaaccagttaaaaaaaaaaaataattaggtacttaaagtgtggtgttctccatagtgttctgagaacattatggagaactcttaggcatgagGGTTTCCACATGAATCACGATGATTTAACTCTGAAGAATTAGAAATGGCTGCCTaagtgcccaggatcgaacccccggccCTCCAAACAAGAGGCtatcgttttaacaactaggtTATTGCCACTTTTTGGCGTCAACGTAAAACTCTCGCTGGGTCTAAGaatttgagattttgcatgaatGAATGCATGCACTTATGTAAATGCCTTGCTAAAaccggtttttataaatccatacCGATGCCaacatttacttaaataaataaaattatatttttaagtagataaggtaggtactaaattacGTTTTTACAAGGGTAATTTTGTCTTAAGATTTTGCACAGCCGAGTGATTTTGCTACCGGCAGCTATGTATCAGATTCAGACGGTTAACTTGAAAataccagtcaagtgcgagtcggacttgcacacggagggttccgtaaaatggcactttttattttttttaattaaaaaacctaaattaaaactgTATTGACCCCAAAACAAATggaaaagtacctaagtaattcaTTACactaaaatacataggtacgaACTACGAATGAAGTGAATGAAGCGATCAGTCAAGTGGCGGGGTagcgcttccaaaatcaatggtcACTAGTCGGTAACAGTGGTACTTTGTGCTACCTACTTAGAAAACAAAGAAGTAGAAGTAAAAGATGGGCGCTACCCGTGCTACCTATCTATGCGAAACCAGGACGAGTGCAAGTTATACTTTGTActtttaatgaataataattacttgacgcgtctttggcgaagtgaattgtgctgtttggcacaacaaaaagccactaaaataaacaacaacaataattacttgatgtgataataattaattgatataaAGTGATAATAATGTCTGTATGCTATGCTTAGTATGAGACTTTACATTTCAAGGTTCGTCCGAACGttaatagaattcgagcgtcgaaaccaTGTCGAAAGTGTAATGTCTGACGGGTTTATTACTCTGTAAAATGTCTCTATGTAtctgtacctactctgtgagTAGTCTTAGTCTTGAAAATGGCttcgaataaaaatatcaaatatgtAACAATGGCGACGaggtgaaaaaaataattaagaaaaagGAAAAGTGAAACAGCGAGGGTGAAAATGGCAGGCAAAATGTATATAGGAAATGTGGACTATGACGAAAGTGAGAAGTTTAGCGATTACATAGAGCgttttgaaatgtttttggaGTGTAATCAAATAGAAGCTGTCCGGCGGAAGGCGGTTTTTCTAAGCGTCGAGCGTCATAGGCCCAAAGTTATTTAGCCTGCTAAAAAACCTTTGTACACCAGTGGccccaaaaaagaaaacttatgaAGATTTAAAAAAGATTCTTCTGAATCACTTAGAACCGAAACCCAATGCGATCACGGAACGGTATAAGTTTGGCCAGAGATGTCAAATGCCGGGTGAATCGGTAAATAGCTATGTGGCTGAATTAAAGAAGCTGTCCTTATATTGTAATTATGGGGAAAGCTCAACAGAGCAAATAAGAGATAAATTCATTGCGGGGTTAAGTAATGAGAAAATTAAACAAGTTGCTCAATGAAAGTGAAGTTTCTTTGGAGAGAGCATACAACATTGCTGTGCAGATGGAGAAAACTGACCAAGACTTGGAAGTGATGACAACCAAGGTGCACAAGATAGGAGTGGCAGGAAAGGATCAACAAGGACAACAGAATGATACCCGAGGTCATCCGAGGCATGTTAGAAGTGATAACCAGTACAATAAGTTGTGCAAGTGCTGTGGAAAGGGGAAGCATACAAAGGAGTTTGGTTGGTTTAAGGATAGGAAGTGCAGAATTTGTGGAAACTTAGGACATTTAATGGCAGTTTGTAGACTTAAAAGGGGTAAAAAGCCTTGTAATTATATAGAAAATGAATATGAACAAGAAAATGTTTTAGAAGACATACaaaatttatttgtattaagtGATACTCATGTTTCACCCTACAAACTGGAATTACTAATAAATGCAAGAAAGGTAATCTTTGAAATAGATACCGGAGCGGCTATTAGTGTTATAAGTAAAAACATGAAagacaaatattttaatgactGTGAATTGTATAAGTGTATCCTTAAACTCAGATCATATGTAAATAACTTAATAACTCCTTTAGGTTTTATAAGTGTGGATATTGTATATGATAAAAAGCAGATTAAAGCTAAATTGTATGTTGTTGAGAACAGGGGACCTTCTCTCATTGGACATGaccttttgaaaaaattaaatattaaaacattaaacaTAAATTCATTAAGTTGTGAGAATATTAAAGATACATTGGTCAGTAAATTTCCTGAAGTTTTTAGTGATGAGTTAGGCACGTACAAAGGAGAGCAGGTCAACCTCGTACTAAAAGAGAAGGTATCACCCAAATACTTTAAAGCTAGACCCTTACCCTTCAGTATGAAAGAATTGGTTGCAGAGGAAATAAATAGGCTGGTAAGTCAAGGTGTGTTGACCCCGGTAAAAAGTAGTGAATGGGCCACACCCATAGTACCAGTGTTAAAAGGAAATGGAAAGTTAAGAGTGTGTGGTGATTTTAAGGTCACAATCAACCAATATTTGGAGGATGACAAGTATCCTTTACCAAAAATTGAGGATTTATTCGTTAATTTAAATAAGGGTGAAAAATATTCCAGAGTTGACTTAGCACATGCTTATCAACAATTGATGTTGACAGAGGATGCGAAGAAGTTAGTTTGCATCAATACACATCTTGGATTATTCCAATATAACAGGTTACCTTTTGGTGTTAAAGTAGCTCCGAATATTTTTCAACACATTATGGATCAGCTATTAGCAGGAAGGCCAGGTATAGCTGTATTTATGGATGATGTGGTTATAACAGGGAAAAATGAtcaagaacattatgaaaatttgttgtttgtttttaGCCAATTGAAGGAAATGGGTCTCACTGTCAGTGCagataaatgtattttttgcaGATAGTATACATTATTTGGGTTATATTTTGTCCAAGGACGGGTTACAACCTGATCCTAAGAAAGTGGAGGCAATAACTAAGGCTCCAGATCCCACAAATGTCACAGAATTAAAAGCATTTCTTGGTTTAATAAACTATTACATGAAGTTCTTACCAAATGTGTCAACAGTGTTAGCACCACTGTATAGTCTATTAAAAAAAGATACTAAGTATAAGTGGAACCAAAAATGTAAACATTCTTTTGAAAGTATCAAGAAAATGATGGTATCAACTCACATTTTATCTCACTACGATCCATCGCAAGAGTTATATTTGGCATGTGATGCTAGTGCATATGGGGTAGGTGCTGTTTTATCTCAGAAAAGGAATGGTATTGAAAAACCTATTGCTTTTATGTCTAGGACGTTAAATGAGGCAGAAAAGAAATATAGCCAAATTGACAAAGAGGCTTTAGCATTGATATTTGGTGTTACTAAGTTCAATCAATACTTGTGGGGTCGAAAGTTTACCCTGATAACAGATTCTAAGCCTTTAGTGAGCATCTTTGGTCCTAAGAAGGGTATACCTACCATAGGTACTTGAGCGGTTGTTGCAGCCTGAACTGATGAAGAATGTACAGATTAGTGAtgctcagtttggttttcgtccCGGTCTCTCTACAGACTCGGCAATTCTGTCTCTGAAGCACGTCGTAAATTACTATAAAAGTCGTGATACATCGGTGTATGCGTGTTTCTTGGATCTGACTCGCGCATTTGATcttgttaattataatatattatggagaAAAATGCGCGACTCAAATGTACATAGCGGTATTGTCGGGCTGATGAGATACTGGTATGAGAACCAGACGAACATTGTGCGTTGGGGCGACACAGCCTCTAGTGAGTTTAGACTAGAGTGTGGTGTGCGTCAAGGCGGTTTAACCTCTCCGGACCTGTTCAATCTATACGTTGATGACCTGATTGAGGAGCTAAGTGGTACTGGCATCGGTTGTCATATTGACGGAGTTTGTTTTAACAACTTAAGTTACGCTGATGACATGGTGCTGCTTAGCCCCTCAATAAACGGTCTCCGTAAATTAGTATCGATCTGCGAAGGTTACGCATTGAGACATGGATTAAAATACAATGTACGCAAATCAGAAATGTTGATTTTTAGAGCAGGTAAAGGCCCGGAGAGGATACCACCAGTTTTGTTAGATGGAACACCAGTTCAGGTTGTGCAACAGTTCAGGTATCTCGGACACATGTTAACGGGATCCCTGAGCGACGATTTTGATATAGAACGAGAGCGAAGGTCACTGGCAATACGGTGCAACATTCTCGCTCGCCGATTTGCTCGGTGCTCTGAGGATGTTAAAGTTACATTGTTTAAAGCTTATTGTATGAGTTTTTATACTTCACAACTATGGATCAATTACACCAAAAGATCTTTTAACATCCTCAGGGTACAGTATAATGATGCCCttcgcattttattaaaaatgccaaGGTATTGTAGTGCGTCGGGCATGTTCGCCGACGCTGGAGTCCCGGACTACTACGCCATTATACGAAATAGAATTGCGGGTTTCTGGGAAACAGTCCGCAATTCTAATAACAAGATGCTTAAAGTCGTCGCTCAGGCGTCCCCTGACAAtgtgttctataaacactggctacgggtacaccagatccctaacgtaaaatgactatttcattttaaactattttaatttttatattatactttgtattttttactgtttatatgggtccctaacctgcaa containing:
- the LOC123875708 gene encoding uncharacterized protein K02A2.6-like, whose translation is MRKLNKLLNESEVSLERAYNIAVQMEKTDQDLEVMTTKVHKIGVAGKDQQGQQNDTRGHPRHVRSDNQYNKLCKCCGKGKHTKEFGWFKDRKCRICGNLGHLMAVCRLKRGKKPCNYIENEYEQENVLEDIQNLFVLSDTHVSPYKLELLINARKVIFEIDTGAAISVISKNMKDKYFNDCELYKCILKLRSYVNNLITPLGFISVDIVYDKKQIKAKLYVVENRGPSLIGHDLLKKLNIKTLNINSLSCENIKDTLVSKFPEVFSDELGTYKGEQVNLVLKEKVSPKYFKARPLPFSMKELVAEEINRLVSQGVLTPVKSSEWATPIVPVLKGNGKLRVCGDFKVTINQYLEDDKYPLPKIEDLFVNLNKGEKYSRVDLAHAYQQLMLTEDAKKLVCINTHLGLFQYNRLPFGVKVAPNIFQHIMDQLLAGRPGIAVFMDDVVITGKNDQEHYENLLFVFSQLKEMGLTVSADKCIFCR